The Salvia miltiorrhiza cultivar Shanhuang (shh) chromosome 1, IMPLAD_Smil_shh, whole genome shotgun sequence genome has a window encoding:
- the LOC131006472 gene encoding acyl-coenzyme A thioesterase 2, chloroplastic-like isoform X2 — MEDSITTPIPIFSTLISPLSLNGSESNSNSRRKPLSLWPGMYHSPVTIALWETRSKTFERLLDPPLDAPPQTELLTKTPSRSRMTILYNFSTDFILREQYRDPWNEVRIGKLLEDLDALAGTISVKHCADDDSTTRPLYLVTASVDKMVLKKPISVDIDLRISGAVTWVGRSSIEIQLDVTQPPTESAEATDSVVLTATFIFVARDYKTLKAAPVNRLSPETEREKSLYEAAEARNKVRKSKIKGEQKTIENGGINRVAALLAEGRILCDMPALADRDSILLRETRLENSLMCQPQQRNIHGRIFGGFLMHRAFELAFSTAYAFAGMMPSFLEVDHVDFLRPVDVGDFLRLKSCVLYTESESSDQPLIHVEVEAHVTRPELRSSEVSNRFYFTFTVRPEAKPKNNGVRIRKVVPATEEEARTIVDRIDADSLASPY; from the exons ATGGAAGATTCCATCACGACTCCGATCCCCATCTTCTCGACGTTAATTTCCCCTCTGAGTCTCAACGGAAGTGAATCGAATTCGAATTCGAGGAGAAAGCCCCTGAGCTTGTGGCCAGGAATGTACCATTCACCCGTGACGATTGCTCTTTGGGAGACGAGGTCGAAAACCTTCGAGAGACTTCTGGATCCCCCACTGGATGCTCCCCCGCAGACTGAATTGCTCACCAAAACCCCATCGCGGAGCAGAATGACTATTCTCTACAACTTCTCCACTGATTTCATTTTGAGGGAGCAGTATAGGGATCCTTGGAATGAGGTCAGAATCGGGAAGCTGCTTGAAGATCTCGATGCTTTGGCCGGCACCATTTCAGTCAAG CACTGTGCAGACGATGACAGCACTACCAGACCGCTCTATCTGGTTACTGCTTCCGTTGACAAGATGGTGCTGAAGAAGCCGATAAGTGTGGATATCGATTTGCGTATATCTGGTGCAGTTACGTGGGTCGGCCGGTCTTCTATCGAGATTCAGCTAGATGTAACACAGCCTCCAACTG AGTCAGCTGAAGCAACTGATTCAGTTGTTCTAACGGCCACATTCATTTTTGTTGCTCGTGACTACAAGACACTGAAGGCTGCTCCTGTGAATAGACTGAGTCCAGAAACAGAACGCGAGAAGTCACTTTATGAAGCAGCAGAAGCAAGAAATAAGGTGAGAAAAAGCAAGATTAAAGGGGAGCAGAAGACGATTGAGAATGGAGGGATTAATAGAGTTGCAGCATTACTAGCGGAGGGGCGGATCTTGTGTGACATGCCCGCCTTGGCAGATAGAGATAGCATTCTTCTTAGAGAAACTAGACTCGAGAACTCGTTAATGTGTCAGCCACAGCAAAGGAACATTCATGGTCGGATATTTGGAGGGTTTCTTATGCACAGAGCATTTGAATTAGCCTTTTCAACGGCTTATGCTTTTGCAGGAATGATGCCATCCTTTCTGGAGGTTGATCATGTTGATTTTCTTAGACCG GTGGATGTTGGAGACTTTTTACGGCTCAAGTCTTGTGTATTGTATACAGAAAGTGAGAGTTCGGATCAGCCCTTAATCCATGTGGAAGTGGAGGCACATGTTACCAGGCCAGAGTTGAGGTCTAGTGAG GTATCCAATAGGTTTTACTTCACCTTCACCGTTCGACCTGAAGCAAAGCCTAAGAATAATGGAGTTAGGATCAGGAAAGTGGTTCCAGCAACAGAGGAGGAAGCACGCACAATCGTTGACCGCATCGATGCTGATTCTCTCGCTTCACCGTACTAA
- the LOC131006472 gene encoding acyl-coenzyme A thioesterase 2, chloroplastic-like isoform X1 yields MEDSITTPIPIFSTLISPLSLNGSESNSNSRRKPLSLWPGMYHSPVTIALWETRSKTFERLLDPPLDAPPQTELLTKTPSRSRMTILYNFSTDFILREQYRDPWNEVRIGKLLEDLDALAGTISVKHCADDDSTTRPLYLVTASVDKMVLKKPISVDIDLRISGAVTWVGRSSIEIQLDVTQPPTESAEATDSVVLTATFIFVARDYKTLKAAPVNRLSPETEREKSLYEAAEARNKVRKSKIKGEQKTIENGGINRVAALLAEGRILCDMPALADRDSILLRETRLENSLMCQPQQRNIHGRIFGGFLMHRAFELAFSTAYAFAGMMPSFLEVDHVDFLRPVDVGDFLRLKSCVLYTESESSDQPLIHVEVEAHVTRPELRSSEVWYDMILCLNWNFATSTSIHCFSFRYPIGFTSPSPFDLKQSLRIMELGSGKWFQQQRRKHAQSLTASMLILSLHRTNSCCISIATQNKVILISCFSLTIERNHMSIISNKFICNILTNTIILSYDLLSKLTRNVYMIYIKKSGS; encoded by the exons ATGGAAGATTCCATCACGACTCCGATCCCCATCTTCTCGACGTTAATTTCCCCTCTGAGTCTCAACGGAAGTGAATCGAATTCGAATTCGAGGAGAAAGCCCCTGAGCTTGTGGCCAGGAATGTACCATTCACCCGTGACGATTGCTCTTTGGGAGACGAGGTCGAAAACCTTCGAGAGACTTCTGGATCCCCCACTGGATGCTCCCCCGCAGACTGAATTGCTCACCAAAACCCCATCGCGGAGCAGAATGACTATTCTCTACAACTTCTCCACTGATTTCATTTTGAGGGAGCAGTATAGGGATCCTTGGAATGAGGTCAGAATCGGGAAGCTGCTTGAAGATCTCGATGCTTTGGCCGGCACCATTTCAGTCAAG CACTGTGCAGACGATGACAGCACTACCAGACCGCTCTATCTGGTTACTGCTTCCGTTGACAAGATGGTGCTGAAGAAGCCGATAAGTGTGGATATCGATTTGCGTATATCTGGTGCAGTTACGTGGGTCGGCCGGTCTTCTATCGAGATTCAGCTAGATGTAACACAGCCTCCAACTG AGTCAGCTGAAGCAACTGATTCAGTTGTTCTAACGGCCACATTCATTTTTGTTGCTCGTGACTACAAGACACTGAAGGCTGCTCCTGTGAATAGACTGAGTCCAGAAACAGAACGCGAGAAGTCACTTTATGAAGCAGCAGAAGCAAGAAATAAGGTGAGAAAAAGCAAGATTAAAGGGGAGCAGAAGACGATTGAGAATGGAGGGATTAATAGAGTTGCAGCATTACTAGCGGAGGGGCGGATCTTGTGTGACATGCCCGCCTTGGCAGATAGAGATAGCATTCTTCTTAGAGAAACTAGACTCGAGAACTCGTTAATGTGTCAGCCACAGCAAAGGAACATTCATGGTCGGATATTTGGAGGGTTTCTTATGCACAGAGCATTTGAATTAGCCTTTTCAACGGCTTATGCTTTTGCAGGAATGATGCCATCCTTTCTGGAGGTTGATCATGTTGATTTTCTTAGACCG GTGGATGTTGGAGACTTTTTACGGCTCAAGTCTTGTGTATTGTATACAGAAAGTGAGAGTTCGGATCAGCCCTTAATCCATGTGGAAGTGGAGGCACATGTTACCAGGCCAGAGTTGAGGTCTAGTGAGGTATGGTATGATATGATCCTATGCTTAAATTGGAATTTTGCAACTTCAACTTCAATCCATTGTTTCTCATTCAGGTATCCAATAGGTTTTACTTCACCTTCACCGTTCGACCTGAAGCAAAGCCTAAGAATAATGGAGTTAGGATCAGGAAAGTGGTTCCAGCAACAGAGGAGGAAGCACGCACAATCGTTGACCGCATCGATGCTGATTCTCTCGCTTCACCGTACTAATTCTTGCTGCATTTCCATTGCAACACAGAATAAAGTAATACTAATATCATGTTTCAGTTTAACCATTGAAAGAAACCACATGAGTATAAtctcaaataaatttatatgtaacaTCTTAACTAATACTATTATCTTGTCTTATGATTTGCTATCCAAATTGACAAGAAATGTCTATATGATATACATCAAAAAGTCAGGCAGTTAA
- the LOC131006472 gene encoding acyl-coenzyme A thioesterase 2, chloroplastic-like isoform X3, whose amino-acid sequence MEDSITTPIPIFSTLISPLSLNGSESNSNSRRKPLSLWPGMYHSPVTIALWETRSKTFERLLDPPLDAPPQTELLTKTPSRSRMTILYNFSTDFILREQYRDPWNEVRIGKLLEDLDALAGTISVKHCADDDSTTRPLYLVTASVDKMVLKKPISVDIDLRISGAVTWVGRSSIEIQLDVTQPPTESAEATDSVVLTATFIFVARDYKTLKAAPVNRLSPETEREKSLYEAAEARNKVRKSKIKGEQKTIENGGINRVAALLAEGRILCDMPALADRDSILLRETRLENSLMCQPQQRNIHGRIFGGFLMHRAFELAFSTAYAFAGMMPSFLEVDHVDFLRPVDVGDFLRLKSCVLYTESESSDQPLIHVEVEAHVTRPELRSSEVWFYFTFTVRPEAKPKNNGVRIRKVVPATEEEARTIVDRIDADSLASPY is encoded by the exons ATGGAAGATTCCATCACGACTCCGATCCCCATCTTCTCGACGTTAATTTCCCCTCTGAGTCTCAACGGAAGTGAATCGAATTCGAATTCGAGGAGAAAGCCCCTGAGCTTGTGGCCAGGAATGTACCATTCACCCGTGACGATTGCTCTTTGGGAGACGAGGTCGAAAACCTTCGAGAGACTTCTGGATCCCCCACTGGATGCTCCCCCGCAGACTGAATTGCTCACCAAAACCCCATCGCGGAGCAGAATGACTATTCTCTACAACTTCTCCACTGATTTCATTTTGAGGGAGCAGTATAGGGATCCTTGGAATGAGGTCAGAATCGGGAAGCTGCTTGAAGATCTCGATGCTTTGGCCGGCACCATTTCAGTCAAG CACTGTGCAGACGATGACAGCACTACCAGACCGCTCTATCTGGTTACTGCTTCCGTTGACAAGATGGTGCTGAAGAAGCCGATAAGTGTGGATATCGATTTGCGTATATCTGGTGCAGTTACGTGGGTCGGCCGGTCTTCTATCGAGATTCAGCTAGATGTAACACAGCCTCCAACTG AGTCAGCTGAAGCAACTGATTCAGTTGTTCTAACGGCCACATTCATTTTTGTTGCTCGTGACTACAAGACACTGAAGGCTGCTCCTGTGAATAGACTGAGTCCAGAAACAGAACGCGAGAAGTCACTTTATGAAGCAGCAGAAGCAAGAAATAAGGTGAGAAAAAGCAAGATTAAAGGGGAGCAGAAGACGATTGAGAATGGAGGGATTAATAGAGTTGCAGCATTACTAGCGGAGGGGCGGATCTTGTGTGACATGCCCGCCTTGGCAGATAGAGATAGCATTCTTCTTAGAGAAACTAGACTCGAGAACTCGTTAATGTGTCAGCCACAGCAAAGGAACATTCATGGTCGGATATTTGGAGGGTTTCTTATGCACAGAGCATTTGAATTAGCCTTTTCAACGGCTTATGCTTTTGCAGGAATGATGCCATCCTTTCTGGAGGTTGATCATGTTGATTTTCTTAGACCG GTGGATGTTGGAGACTTTTTACGGCTCAAGTCTTGTGTATTGTATACAGAAAGTGAGAGTTCGGATCAGCCCTTAATCCATGTGGAAGTGGAGGCACATGTTACCAGGCCAGAGTTGAGGTCTAGTGAGGTATG GTTTTACTTCACCTTCACCGTTCGACCTGAAGCAAAGCCTAAGAATAATGGAGTTAGGATCAGGAAAGTGGTTCCAGCAACAGAGGAGGAAGCACGCACAATCGTTGACCGCATCGATGCTGATTCTCTCGCTTCACCGTACTAA
- the LOC131006471 gene encoding formin-like protein 1 — MPSSSILLLFLLSWMSSTAALHRRRILHQPFFPQDSSPPSQPPTPPPPPPPIPKYPFSTSTPNNTPFFPSDPSSPPPPSPASLASFPANITSLNLPHSKSKSASAKLIAAAVAAVIAAVVILTLAFFIHFRNRRRTERSSAHDHAKSQRSDSTTTTTATTFRGPPDNRHIPKLQRPSQTSSEFLYLGTLVNSHAAAATTGGGIIYNGSSSAPGDNRTSNPRKMDSPELRPLPPLNAQQSSRRSYRNNADVASSRDDEDEEFYSPKGSLNGRESSIGAGSASRRAFAAIDVENFNGSTSNSSSTYSSSASGSATGSPARSISLSLSPANSLSPRNSIPKSPDLIEIQNIAPLHRQLTLSPRPPDFLRKESASPSPPSSSSPERYSRRSEESSPRISSFSDQNTESPVRISIPKPHPPPPPPLVVPSRSPASVPPPPPPPPVAGKVWDSPRTPAPPAKKLVTGPPSLATPLRPMAGPTLISPIELPKNGSESVEQNGETVQRNEETTPKTKLKPLHWDKVRASSDREMVWDQLKCSSFKLNEEMIETLFVANASKPTPSEATGWNVLPTPRQDNSNRVLDPKKAQNIAILFRALNVTVEEVCEGLMEGNTDILGTELLESLMKMAPTKEEERKLKEYKDVSPTKLGAAERFLKAVLDIPHAFRRVDAMLYISNFEYEVEYLKNSFATLEAACEELRTSRMFLKLLEAVLKTGNRMNVGTNRGDAHAFKLDTLLKLVDIKGADGKTTLLHFVVQEIIRSEGARLSGGGPTENTAISDDAKCRKLGLQVVSGLSGELSNVKKAATMDAEVLSSDVSKLSKGIGNISEVVRLVKAMSLEDSSSSNKFSDSMSSFMKKAEEEIIRIQAQESVALSLVKEITEYFHGNSAKEEAHPFRIFLVVRDFLTILDRVCKEVGMINERTMVSSAYKFPVPINPMLQQVVGGFPSRQRHSSSDEESC; from the exons ATGCCCTCCTCCAGCATCCTCCTCCTCTTCTTGTTATCCTGGATGAGCAGCACCGCCgccctccaccgccgccgtatTCTCCACCAGCCATTCTTCCCGCAGGATTCCTCCCCCCCTTCACAGCCCCCTACCCCGCCCCCACCGCCACCACCCATCCCCAAATACCCCTTTTCCACTTCTACCCCCAACAACACCCCATTCTTCCCATCCGATCCCTCTTCCCCACCGCCCCCCTCCCCGGCCTCCCTCGCCTCCTTCCCCGCTAACATCACCTCCCTCAACCTCCCCCACTCCAAATCCAAATCTGCCTCCGCCAAGCTCATCGCCGCCGCTGTTGCCGCCGTCATCGCCGCCGTCGTCATCCTCACCCTCGCCTTTTTCATCCACTTCCGCAACCGCAGGAGAACCGAGAGATCGTCCGCTCACGACCACGCTAAATCGCAGAGATCCGACAGCACCACCACCACTACCGCCACCACATTCCGCGGCCCTCCTGATAACCGCCACATTCCCAAGCTTCAGAGACCTTCGCAGACCAGCTCAGAGTTCCTGTACCTCGGCACTTTGGTCAATTCACATGCCGCCGCCGCCACTACGGGCGGCGGCATTATCTACAATGGAAGCAGTAGCGCCCCTGGCGACAACCGCACTTCAAATCCGAGGAAAATGGACTCCCCGGAGCTCCGGCCGTTGCCGCCGTTGAACGCACAGCAGAGTTCCAGGCGGAGTTATCGGAACAATGCTGACGTGGCGTCGAGCAGAGACGATGAAGACGAAGAGTTCTACTCTCCCAAGGGCTCGTTGAACGGCAGGGAGAGTTCGATTGGCGCCGGATCAGCTTCTAGAAGGGCGTTTGCCGCCATTGATGTGGAAAATTTTAATGGCTCAACTTCGAATTCTTCCTCAACCTACTCTTCTTCTGCTTCCGGATCGGCTACGGGCTCTCCGGCGAGGTCCATTTCGCTGAGTCTTTCTCCAGCAAACAGTTTGAGCCCTAGGAATTCGATTCCTAAATCGCCCGACCTAATTGAGATCCAGAATATCGCGCCGTTGCATCGGCAATTGACGTTGTCCCCTCGGCCGCCAGATTTCTTGCGTAAGGAATCCGCATCTCCATCGCCGCCAAGTTCATCATCACCGGAGAGATACTCCAGGAGAAGCGAAGAGTCATCGCCGCGGATTTCGAGTTTCTCTGATCAGAACACGGAATCCCCGGTGAGAATCAGCATTCCAAAACCGCAtccacctccaccgccgcctctTGTTGTTCCCTCACGCTCACCAGCTTCTGTCCCCCCGCCACCACCTCCTCCGCCGGTAGCAGGTAAAGTGTGGGATAGTCCGAGAACTCCAGCTCCGCCGGCCAAAAAGCTCGTCACCGGACCACCCTCCCTGGCTACGCCGTTAAGACCGATGGCTGGCCCGACATTGATTTCTCCGATTGAATTGCCTAAAAATGGCTCAGAAAGCGTTGAGCAGAATGGTGAAACTGTACAGCGGAATGAGGAGACTACTCCCAAAACAAAGTTGAAGCCGTTGCATTGGGATAAAGTGAGGGCGAGCTCCGATCGTGAAATGGTGTGGGATCAGCTCAAATGTAGCTCTTTCAA ATTGAACGAGGAGATGATCGAGACGTTGTTCGTTGCAAATGCTTCGAAACCAACTCCAAGCGAAGCAACTGGGTGGAATGTTCTTCCCACACCTCGCCAAGACAATAGTAACAGGGTTCTTGATCCCAAGAAGGCGCAAAACATTGCAATCTTGTTCAGGGCGCTCAATGTCACGGTAGAGGAGGTTTGCGAGGGCCTTATGGAAG GCAATACTGATATTCTTGGTACTGAGCTTCTTGAGAGTTTAATGAAGATGGCACCGACTAAAGAAGAGGAGAGAAAGCTAAAAGAATATAAAGATGTTTCACCTACCAAGCTTGGGGCTGCTGAAAGATTTTTGAAGGCAGTTCTTGACATACCCCATGCTTTCAGAAGAGTTGATGCAATGCTATACATATCAAATTTTGAATATGAGGTGGAATACCTAAAAAATTCATTTGCAACATTGGAG GCAGCTTGTGAAGAATTGAGGACCAGCAGGATGTTCCTCAAGCTTCTAGAAGCAGTACTAAAGACTGGAAATCGCATGAATGTGGGAACAAATCGGGGTGATGCACATGCTTTCAAACTAGACACACTCCTCAAGCTTGTTGATATCAAAGGAGCAGATGGGAAGACAACGCTCTTGCATTTTGTTGTTCAGGAGATAATAAGAAGCGAGGGTGCCCGTCTTTCTGGTGGTGGCCCAACTGAGAACACTGCCATAAGTGATGATGCCAAATGCAGAAAGCTTGGCCTCCAAGTTGTTTCTGGTCTTAGTGGTGAGTTATCAAATGTAAAGAAAGCTGCTACTATGGATGCAGAGGTGCTGAGCAGCGATGTCTCCAAACTTTCAAAAGGAATCGGAAACATATCTGAGGTTGTAAGATTAGTGAAAGCAATGTCCTTGGaggacagcagcagcagcaacaagtTTTCCGACTCGATGAGCAGCTTCATGAAAAAGGCAGAGGAGGAAATTATTAGGATTCAAGCCCAAGAAAGCGTTGCTCTGTCTCTTGTGAAGGAGATTACCGAGTATTTCCATGGAAACTCAGCGAAGGAAGAGGCCCATCCTTTCAGAATTTTCTTGGTGGTGAGGGACTTCCTAACGATTTTAGACCGGGTCTGCAAGGAAGTTGGGATGATAAACGAACGAACCATGGTGAGTTCCGCCTACAAGTTCCCAGTTCCTATTAACCCAATGTTACAGCAGGTTGTGGGGGGGTTTCCAAGTAGACAGCGGCACTCTTCCTCGGATGAGGAGAGTTGTTAG